The following coding sequences lie in one Xylocopa sonorina isolate GNS202 chromosome 15, iyXylSono1_principal, whole genome shotgun sequence genomic window:
- the Aldh-iii gene encoding aldehyde dehydrogenase type III isoform X3 encodes MAEVAIDISGQEPISDETGGMKSIEEECRIDLQSELSDNIDSTQTNGKMMTDYASLLEQARNTFLSGKTRPLEWRIKQLKQIQLMLNECQQEIVSAFASDLHRSKFETIALDTVMIEAELQTTIMNLKEWSADDKPPKPTANILDKIQIKKDPYGVVLIISPWNYPLQLCLVPLIGAIAAGNCAIVKPSEISPATSKLIAEMLSKYLDQDCIHVVLGGISETAMLLKQRFDYIFFTGSTSIGKIVQDAANKFLTPVTLELGGKSPVYIDNTVDLDVTVKRVMWGKCINMGQTCIAPDYVLCTPEIQDKFIQKAKEVLKEWYGDNIKENRDLARIVNEKNYQRLVKYLSNGKIALGGVCDANDKFISPTILVDVKPTDPVMQDEIFGPILPFINVNNAYEAINFINGREKPLALYVFSIDEKTTKLILDNTTSGGVCINDVMMHGTVDTIPFGGVGYSGIGAYHGKYTYETFVHKKGCLIKDFNKLSEKIGSCRYPPYSEKKLSILQFLLLTRLNIPGIKYTPHVLAFGLGILAAFGISAMMKIDNEK; translated from the exons ATG GCTGAAGTGGCGATCGACATATCCGGTCAAGAACCAATCTCCGACGAGACTGGAGGTATGAAATCAATCGAGGAGGAATGTCGGATCGATCTGCAATCAGAACTGTCAGACAACATAGATTCGA CACAAACAAATGGGAAAATGATGACGGACTATGCAAGC CTTCTTGAACAGGCAAGAAATACATTCTTAAGTGGTAAAACAAGACCACTAGAATGGAGAATAAAACAGTTAAAACAAATACAACTTATGTTGAACGAATGCCAGCAGGAAATTGTTTCTGCTTTTGCTTCTGATTTACATAGG AGCAAATTTGAGACTATTGCATTAGATACAGTAATGATAGAGGCTGAACTCCAAACGACTATTATGAATCTTAAAGAATGGTCAGCTGATGACAAg CCTCCAAAACCAACAGCTAACATATTGGACAAAATTCAAATTAAAAAAGATCCATACGGTGTAGTTCTCATTATATCTCCATGGAACTATCCTCTCCAACTATGTTTAGTTCCTCTAATAGGTGCAATAGCTGCTGGTAATTGTGCTATCGTGAAGCCATCAGAAATATCTCCAGCTACATCGAAACTTATTGCAGAAATGCTATCAAAATATTTAGATCAG GACTGTATTCATGTTGTATTAGGGGGCATTTCTGAGAcagcaatgctacttaaacaaaGGTTCGATTACATTTTTTTCACAGGATCAACTTCAATCGGAAAAATCGTTCAGGATGCAGCGAATAAATTTCTGACCCCAGTGACACTGGAACTTGGCGGTAAAAg CCCTGTGTACATAGATAATACGGTGGATTTAGATGTGACAGTGAAAAGAGTAATGTGGGGCAAATGCATTAATATGGGTCAAACATGCATTGCACCCGATTATGTACTTTGCACACCTGAAATTCAAGATAAATTTATACAAAAGGCAAAAGAAGTTCTGAAAGAATGGTATGGCGATAATATTAAGGAAAACCGAGACCTAGCACGTATAGTTAACGAAAAAAATTATCA ACGTCTCGTGAAATATTTAAGTAATGGTAAAATAGCATTGGGAGGTGTCTGTGATGCCAACGACAAGTTTATCTCGCCAACAATACTCGTTGACGTTAAGCCTACGGATCCTGTCATGCAAGATGAAATATTTGGACCAATATTACCatttataaatgtaaataatGCTTATGAAGCGATTAATTTTATAAATGGTCG GGAGAAGCCATTAGCATTGTATGTATTTAGCATTGATGAGAAAACTACAAAGTTGATTCTAGACAACACAACGAGTGGTGGTGTTTGCATTAATGATGTAATGATGCATGGAACAG TTGATACTATACCATTTGGTGGTGTTGGTTATTCTGGCATAGGAGCCTATCATGGAAAATATACTTATGAAACTTTTGTGCATAAAAAAGGCTGTCTTATTAAAGACTTTAATAAACTATCTGAAAAAATCGGATC ATGCCGTTATCCACCATATAGCGAGAAGAAATTGTCCATCTTACAATTCCTACTGCTAACACGGCTAAATATACCAGGAATTAAATATACCCCACACGTTTTAGCGTTTGGTTTGGGAATTCTTGCCGCGTTTGGCATTTCAGCCATGATGAAG ATTGACAATGAAAAGTAA
- the LOC143430817 gene encoding neuralized-like protein 2 produces MTEKSKKIVTRFHATHGENIILLEDNTIAYRTASFADSLAFSEKPLQPGEIFLVEIEKTERGWSGNMRLGLTLIDPASVNNSLPQFAMPNLAELGNTWIFAITKSHTIWDSFGEEIPSREKKLITDGVNVQTSRGVIPFNALRPNTLDSSQYILPTDAGSRIGIMYVPQAGSDKAEMHFIINGEDQGVCGKDIPYKAGPLRAVVDVYGTTKQVRIVQLYGVVSTLQSACRDAILQYTKRNAVDSLPLPRVLKDYLLYQTQ; encoded by the exons ATGACCGAGAAATCCAAGAAAATAGTGACCAGATTCCACGCGACCCACGGGGAGAATATAATATTGCTAGAAGACAACACTATCGCATATCGTACAGCAAGTTTTGCCGACTCTCTGGCCTTCAGTGAAAAACCACTGCAACCGGGTGAAATATTCCTGGTGGAGATCGAGAAGACTGAGAGGGGATGGAGCGGAAACATGAGGCTGGGGCTCACTCTCATAGACCCAGCCTCTGTGAACAATAGCCTGCCACAGTTTGCTATGCCTAATCTCGCTGAGCTAGGAAATACATGGATATTTGCTATCACCAAGAGTCACACTATATGGGATAGTTTCG GTGAAGAAATACCATCTAGAGAGAAGAAACTGATCACAGACGGTGTTAATGTGCAAACTTCGCGAGGAGTTATACCATTTAATGCACTCAGACCAAACACACTAGATTCTTCGCAGTATATTCTACCTACAGATGCTGGTAGTCGAATTGGAATTATGTACGTGCCACAGGCTGGCTCAGACAAGGCAGAGATGCACTTTATAATCAATGGGGAGGACCAAGGTGTATGTGGAAAGGACATACCCTACAAGGCAGGGCCTTTGCGAGCTGTGGTTGATGTATACGGTACCACAAAACAAGTCAGAATAGTTCAGCTTTACGGTG taGTATCTACTTTACAAAGTGCCTGCCGCGATGCTATACTACAATATACCAAAAGGAATGCAGTCGATTCGCTACCACTTCCACGGGTTCTAAAAGATTATCTGTTGTATCAAACGCAGTGA
- the Aldh-iii gene encoding aldehyde dehydrogenase type III isoform X2 yields MAEVAIDISGQEPISDETGGMKSIEEECRIDLQSELSDNIDSTQTNGKMMTDYASLLEQARNTFLSGKTRPLEWRIKQLKQIQLMLNECQQEIVSAFASDLHRSKFETIALDTVMIEAELQTTIMNLKEWSADDKPPKPTANILDKIQIKKDPYGVVLIISPWNYPLQLCLVPLIGAIAAGNCAIVKPSEISPATSKLIAEMLSKYLDQDCIHVVLGGISETAMLLKQRFDYIFFTGSTSIGKIVQDAANKFLTPVTLELGGKSPVYIDNTVDLDVTVKRVMWGKCINMGQTCIAPDYVLCTPEIQDKFIQKAKEVLKEWYGDNIKENRDLARIVNEKNYQRLVKYLSNGKIALGGVCDANDKFISPTILVDVKPTDPVMQDEIFGPILPFINVNNAYEAINFINGRESALVLYIFSKDKRIQNLLINQTRTGSVAVNETIMSFCVDTIPFGGVGYSGIGAYHGKYTYETFVHKKGCLIKDFNKLSEKIGSCRYPPYSEKKLSILQFLLLTRLNIPGIKYTPHVLAFGLGILAAFGISAMMKVYKLKRI; encoded by the exons ATG GCTGAAGTGGCGATCGACATATCCGGTCAAGAACCAATCTCCGACGAGACTGGAGGTATGAAATCAATCGAGGAGGAATGTCGGATCGATCTGCAATCAGAACTGTCAGACAACATAGATTCGA CACAAACAAATGGGAAAATGATGACGGACTATGCAAGC CTTCTTGAACAGGCAAGAAATACATTCTTAAGTGGTAAAACAAGACCACTAGAATGGAGAATAAAACAGTTAAAACAAATACAACTTATGTTGAACGAATGCCAGCAGGAAATTGTTTCTGCTTTTGCTTCTGATTTACATAGG AGCAAATTTGAGACTATTGCATTAGATACAGTAATGATAGAGGCTGAACTCCAAACGACTATTATGAATCTTAAAGAATGGTCAGCTGATGACAAg CCTCCAAAACCAACAGCTAACATATTGGACAAAATTCAAATTAAAAAAGATCCATACGGTGTAGTTCTCATTATATCTCCATGGAACTATCCTCTCCAACTATGTTTAGTTCCTCTAATAGGTGCAATAGCTGCTGGTAATTGTGCTATCGTGAAGCCATCAGAAATATCTCCAGCTACATCGAAACTTATTGCAGAAATGCTATCAAAATATTTAGATCAG GACTGTATTCATGTTGTATTAGGGGGCATTTCTGAGAcagcaatgctacttaaacaaaGGTTCGATTACATTTTTTTCACAGGATCAACTTCAATCGGAAAAATCGTTCAGGATGCAGCGAATAAATTTCTGACCCCAGTGACACTGGAACTTGGCGGTAAAAg CCCTGTGTACATAGATAATACGGTGGATTTAGATGTGACAGTGAAAAGAGTAATGTGGGGCAAATGCATTAATATGGGTCAAACATGCATTGCACCCGATTATGTACTTTGCACACCTGAAATTCAAGATAAATTTATACAAAAGGCAAAAGAAGTTCTGAAAGAATGGTATGGCGATAATATTAAGGAAAACCGAGACCTAGCACGTATAGTTAACGAAAAAAATTATCA ACGTCTCGTGAAATATTTAAGTAATGGTAAAATAGCATTGGGAGGTGTCTGTGATGCCAACGACAAGTTTATCTCGCCAACAATACTCGTTGACGTTAAGCCTACGGATCCTGTCATGCAAGATGAAATATTTGGACCAATATTACCatttataaatgtaaataatGCTTATGAAGCGATTAATTTTATAAATGGTCG CGAATCCGCACTTGTACTATATATATTTTCCAAGGACAAAAGGATacaaaatttattaattaatcaaACTCGTACTGGAAGCGTAGCGGTAAATGAGACAATAATGTCATTTTGTG TTGATACTATACCATTTGGTGGTGTTGGTTATTCTGGCATAGGAGCCTATCATGGAAAATATACTTATGAAACTTTTGTGCATAAAAAAGGCTGTCTTATTAAAGACTTTAATAAACTATCTGAAAAAATCGGATC ATGCCGTTATCCACCATATAGCGAGAAGAAATTGTCCATCTTACAATTCCTACTGCTAACACGGCTAAATATACCAGGAATTAAATATACCCCACACGTTTTAGCGTTTGGTTTGGGAATTCTTGCCGCGTTTGGCATTTCAGCCATGATGAAGGTATATAAACTGAAGCGCATTTAA
- the LOC143430615 gene encoding glycerol kinase 5 yields the protein MKYVGALDVGTTTVRFYLIDEQTNTVAFCADKIRLLYPEPGYVEIDPDELWRTIVYVIKRTLEESGIKPESIACLGISTQRGTFTTWNLKDGKHYHNFITWKDLRADSMVKEWNSSVTMKLMRVGSQILYTITRRKRFLACSVFKFMNTQMTLRLLWVLQHVPGLQEAANSGNAVFGGVDSWLLYKLTGKHVTDVSNASATGLFDPFIMCWSGVWIHLLKLPSSIFPEVVDTSRDFGVTSKEALGMEIPILCSMADQSASLFGSRSTQPGDFKITMGTGTFVNVNTGTKPHASVTGLYPLVGWRINDELVYMVEGASNDTGTLIEWAKQIGLIDQPEETESIANSVNDTDGVYFVPAFSGLQAPINDYSAATGFIGMKPTTGKSHIVRSLLESIVYRILLLYESLCTETCFSYHKIRVDGGVSKNDFVLQLLADLTGLEVERAASIEMSILGVAYMAGIQCGIWKNREDVYQYQKVQTTFKPSQENRDRYQPIIVQWRRALRRLSQWY from the exons ATGAAATACGTAGGCGCCCTCGACGTGGGCACCACCACTGTGCGTTTCTATCTGATCGACGAGCAGACGAACACCGTTGCATTCTGCGCGGATAAG ATCCGACTCTTGTATCCAGAGCCAGGCTACGTAGAGATAGATCCGGACGAGCTATGGAGAACCATAGTGTACGTAATAAAAAGAACATTGGAAG AAAGCGGAATAAAGCCGGAATCGATAGCCTGCCTCGGGATTTCCACGCAACGAGGCACGTTCACCACGTGGAATTTAAAAGACGGCAAACACTATCACAA TTTTATCACATGGAAAGATCTGCGAGCTGACAGCATGGTCAAGGAATGGAACTCGTCGGTCACGATGAAACTGATGCGAGTGGGATCACAAATTCTGTATACGATCACAAGGCGTAAACGGTTCCTGGCCTGCAGTGTTTTCAAATTTATGAACACGCAG ATGACTCTGAGGTTATTGTGGGTCCTACAACATGTCCCAGGATTACAGGAGGCTGCGAACAGCGGGAATGCCGTTTTTGGTGGTGTTGATTCCTGGCTTTTGTATAAATTGACTG GAAAGCACGTGACAGATGTTTCGAATGCATCGGCAACCGGACTTTTCGATCCGTTTATTATGTGCTGGTCGGGGGTATGGATACACTTGCTGAAACTTCCGTCCAGCATCTTTCCGGAAGTGGTGGATACCAGCAGAGATTTTGGGGTCACATCGAAAGAGGCACTTGGAATGGAAATCCCGATACTTTGTTCA ATGGCTGACCAGTCAGCTTCGCTGTTCGGTTCGAGATCAACGCAGCCAGGCGATTTTAAGATTACCATGGGAACTGGGACTTTTGTAAACGTGAACACAGGAACCAAACCTCACGCGTCCGTTACGG GCTTGTATCCCCTTGTCGGATGGCGTATAAACGATGAATTAGTATACATGGTGGAAGGTGCTTCAAACGACACTGGTACTCTCATCGAATGGGCCAAACAAATAG GTTTGATTGACCAACCAGAGGAAACAGAAAGTATCGCGAACTCGGTGAACGACACCGATGGCGTGTATTTTGTCCCTGCGTTCAGTGGACTGCAA GCTCCTATAAACGATTATTCAGCAGCCACTGGTTTTATAGGCATGAAGCCTACCACTGGGAAGAGTCACATTGTTCGATCGCTGTTAGAAAGTATCGTTTATAGGATATTACTGCTTTACGAATCGCTGTGCACAGAAACTTGCTTTAGCTATCATAAAATACG GGTTGATGGAGGAGTGTCCAAAAATGATTTCGTGCTGCAGTTACTGGCTGATCTGACTGGTCTCGAGGTAGAGAGGGCGGCGAGCATAGAAATGTCCATTTTAGGGGTTGCATACATGGCTGGTATACAATGCG GTATCTGGAAGAACAGAGAGGATGTTTATCAGTATCAAAAAGTACAGACAACGTTCAAGCCCAGCCAGGAGAACCGAGACCGATATCAACCAATAATAGTTCAATGGAGACGAGCTCTTAGAAGACTTAGTCAATGGTATTGA
- the Aldh-iii gene encoding aldehyde dehydrogenase type III isoform X1, with amino-acid sequence MAEVAIDISGQEPISDETGGMKSIEEECRIDLQSELSDNIDSTQTNGKMMTDYASLLEQARNTFLSGKTRPLEWRIKQLKQIQLMLNECQQEIVSAFASDLHRSKFETIALDTVMIEAELQTTIMNLKEWSADDKPPKPTANILDKIQIKKDPYGVVLIISPWNYPLQLCLVPLIGAIAAGNCAIVKPSEISPATSKLIAEMLSKYLDQDCIHVVLGGISETAMLLKQRFDYIFFTGSTSIGKIVQDAANKFLTPVTLELGGKSPVYIDNTVDLDVTVKRVMWGKCINMGQTCIAPDYVLCTPEIQDKFIQKAKEVLKEWYGDNIKENRDLARIVNEKNYQRLVKYLSNGKIALGGVCDANDKFISPTILVDVKPTDPVMQDEIFGPILPFINVNNAYEAINFINGREKPLALYVFSIDEKTTKLILDNTTSGGVCINDVMMHGTVDTIPFGGVGYSGIGAYHGKYTYETFVHKKGCLIKDFNKLSEKIGSCRYPPYSEKKLSILQFLLLTRLNIPGIKYTPHVLAFGLGILAAFGISAMMKVYKLKRI; translated from the exons ATG GCTGAAGTGGCGATCGACATATCCGGTCAAGAACCAATCTCCGACGAGACTGGAGGTATGAAATCAATCGAGGAGGAATGTCGGATCGATCTGCAATCAGAACTGTCAGACAACATAGATTCGA CACAAACAAATGGGAAAATGATGACGGACTATGCAAGC CTTCTTGAACAGGCAAGAAATACATTCTTAAGTGGTAAAACAAGACCACTAGAATGGAGAATAAAACAGTTAAAACAAATACAACTTATGTTGAACGAATGCCAGCAGGAAATTGTTTCTGCTTTTGCTTCTGATTTACATAGG AGCAAATTTGAGACTATTGCATTAGATACAGTAATGATAGAGGCTGAACTCCAAACGACTATTATGAATCTTAAAGAATGGTCAGCTGATGACAAg CCTCCAAAACCAACAGCTAACATATTGGACAAAATTCAAATTAAAAAAGATCCATACGGTGTAGTTCTCATTATATCTCCATGGAACTATCCTCTCCAACTATGTTTAGTTCCTCTAATAGGTGCAATAGCTGCTGGTAATTGTGCTATCGTGAAGCCATCAGAAATATCTCCAGCTACATCGAAACTTATTGCAGAAATGCTATCAAAATATTTAGATCAG GACTGTATTCATGTTGTATTAGGGGGCATTTCTGAGAcagcaatgctacttaaacaaaGGTTCGATTACATTTTTTTCACAGGATCAACTTCAATCGGAAAAATCGTTCAGGATGCAGCGAATAAATTTCTGACCCCAGTGACACTGGAACTTGGCGGTAAAAg CCCTGTGTACATAGATAATACGGTGGATTTAGATGTGACAGTGAAAAGAGTAATGTGGGGCAAATGCATTAATATGGGTCAAACATGCATTGCACCCGATTATGTACTTTGCACACCTGAAATTCAAGATAAATTTATACAAAAGGCAAAAGAAGTTCTGAAAGAATGGTATGGCGATAATATTAAGGAAAACCGAGACCTAGCACGTATAGTTAACGAAAAAAATTATCA ACGTCTCGTGAAATATTTAAGTAATGGTAAAATAGCATTGGGAGGTGTCTGTGATGCCAACGACAAGTTTATCTCGCCAACAATACTCGTTGACGTTAAGCCTACGGATCCTGTCATGCAAGATGAAATATTTGGACCAATATTACCatttataaatgtaaataatGCTTATGAAGCGATTAATTTTATAAATGGTCG GGAGAAGCCATTAGCATTGTATGTATTTAGCATTGATGAGAAAACTACAAAGTTGATTCTAGACAACACAACGAGTGGTGGTGTTTGCATTAATGATGTAATGATGCATGGAACAG TTGATACTATACCATTTGGTGGTGTTGGTTATTCTGGCATAGGAGCCTATCATGGAAAATATACTTATGAAACTTTTGTGCATAAAAAAGGCTGTCTTATTAAAGACTTTAATAAACTATCTGAAAAAATCGGATC ATGCCGTTATCCACCATATAGCGAGAAGAAATTGTCCATCTTACAATTCCTACTGCTAACACGGCTAAATATACCAGGAATTAAATATACCCCACACGTTTTAGCGTTTGGTTTGGGAATTCTTGCCGCGTTTGGCATTTCAGCCATGATGAAGGTATATAAACTGAAGCGCATTTAA
- the Nachra9 gene encoding nicotinic acetylcholine receptor alpha9 subunit encodes MRILTALGFFLLLWQDGSDAFPDLDTTGFLFNCKNLDNPPPMLRLKRHLFCEYDRTIRPTLNHKTVNNVTMKLYPKILEFDDYDSRMTLHSWMTLIWDDAHLTWNPSNFDGISLIHVKSDEIWVPDITVYNSGDMAYDQIGIPPTTCLIFSSGWVSCVPSLRHIVKCETDFSFWPYDKHRCRIKFGSWSHAGEEVDFHIDKNGIQMEGFTNSSQWDVKVVNVYREVQKYNCCVNDTYPMIVYEFAINRHYGIMHTTYITPAIAMMLLTLTVLWLDSRSTERIAIASVNLICHELCIFDLHWQLPHNGTNPPNILLYYRDSLALAVFALVLTALLRKLQQTSIEVPYWISTTTSCVLSNRAGRFLILADDGSKSSAGGILGNETDDNSESPKAVASAKDSPWRQFAAIIEWLSFFIVILTYVIILFTLVLSSFAADLSFGLVLSQSNMKNFFRFLVVLANILLNKHGSCMFGCKDITINSQTMILKNYLFCSYDTQVRPIEDHRNATTVQWSLDVRHIEVDEFMNTAEMHVWMKMMWTDPHLTWKPSDHGGVDLLHAMSYEIWVPDVTLHSATNMDVDVGIPMIPCWLKYTGVIFCVPSMLYTTYCDSDHTWWPYNVMNCSLHIASWSYTNDEIDLRLGSVDLHGDVGKDVNIEWEVVEMSHSERLVESKFGLNFTSKLLSHYFLLKRRPGMYSISCVTIAIVLITMTLLVLWLEPKSMERMILANLNFVLHLIALQDMHWKVPDNDVRPPKLLLLYENSLVLATFSLMLTSILRYLQELNRDAPTWISSSTVLILKSRVGQIFLVSILDPKVSARIELNADDNTNLVSLDNGVSTWTYVSILIGWLAFLIVLFVYIIMLIVYLPTSRSESYLTVKP; translated from the exons ATGAGAATACTTACGGCGCTCggtttcttcctcctcctctggCAGGATGGCTCGG ACGCTTTCCCGGACCTCGATACCACTGGTTTTCTATTCAATTGCAAAAACTTAGACAATCCACCGCCAATGCTGAGGCTGAAGAGGCATCTATTCTGCGAATACGATCGTACTATCCGGCCCACGCTTAATCACAAAACCGTCAACAACGTGACCATGAAACTTTATCCGAAAATACTGGAATTC GACGATTACGACAGCAGAATGACGTTGCACAGTTGGATGACGCTC ATCTGGGACGATGCTCATTTGACTTGGAATCCTAGTAACTTCGACGGGATCAGTTTAATTCACGTGAAAAGCGATGAGATCTGGGTGCCTGACATTACCGTTTACAATTC CGGCGATATGGCATACGATCAGATCGGCATACCACCGACGACTTGCTTGATCTTTAGTTCAGGATGGGTTAGCTGCGTGCCATCATTGAGGCATATCGTAAAATGTGAGACGGACTTTTCTTTCTGGCCTTACGATAAACATCGGTGTCGAATTAAATTCGGCTCGTGGTCCCACGCGGGGGAAGAAGTGGATTTTCACATAGATAAAAATGGG ATTCAAATGGAGGGATTCACCAATAGCAGTCAATGGGATGTAAAAGTGGTAAACGTGTACAGAGAAGTGCAAAAGTACAATTGCTGTGTAAACGATACGTATCCAATGATCGTTTACGAGTTCGCCATTAACCGGCATTATGGTATAATGCACACGACTTACATCACGCCAGCCATTGCGATGATGTTGCTAACGTTAACAGTACTTTGGTTAGACTCGAGATCGACGGAAAGAATAGCAATCGCCAGCGTGAACTTGATTTGTCACGAGCTCTGCATTTTCGATTTGCATTGGCAACTGCCTCACAACGGCACGAATCCGCCTAATATAC TACTCTACTATCGAGACTCACTAGCCTTGGCCGTGTTCGCTCTAGTCTTAACCGCTCTGCTCCGCAAACTGCAACAGACGAGCATCGAAGTGCCCTATTGGATCTCGACGACCACATCGTGCGTCTTGAGCAACAGAGCCGGACGTTTCCtcatcctcgccgacgacggctCGAAATCCTCCGCTGGGGGAATATTAGGAAACGAAACTGACGACAATTCGGAGTCGCCAAAGGCCGTGGCCAGCGCTAAGGACTCGCCGTGGAGACAGTTCGCGGCCATAATCGAGTGGCTCTCGTTCTTCATCGTGATCCTCACCTATGTCATAATTTTGTTCACCCTCGTGCTATCGTCAT TCGCTGCGGATCTGTCGTTTGGTCTCGTGCTCTCGCAGTCGAACATGAAGAATTTCTTTCGCTTTTTGGTCGTGTTAGCTAACATTCTGTTAAACAAACATGGATCCTGCATGTTTGGTTGCAAAGATATAACCATAAACTCCCAGACAATGATCCTGAAGAATTATCTGTTCTGCTCATACGATACGCAAGTCAGGCCCATTGAAGATCATAGAAACGCGACCACCGTACAGTGGTCGTTGGACGTACGACACATCGAAGTC GATGAGTTCATGAACACTGCCGAGATGCACGTTTGGATGAAAATG ATGTGGACGGATCCTCATCTCACGTGGAAACCGTCCGATCACGGCGGTGTCGATCTTCTTCACGCAATGAGCTACGAGATCTGGGTTCCGGATGTTACATTGCATAGCGC AACAAATATGGATGTTGATGTCGGGATACCAATGATACCCTGCTGGTTGAAATATACGGGTGTCATATTCTGCGTGCCATCGATGCTGTACACCACCTACTGCGATTCCGATCACACCTGGTGGCCTTACAATGTGATGAATTGCAGCCTGCACATCGCCTCCTGGTCTTATACTAACGACGAGATCGATTTGCGTTTGGGATCTGTCGATCTACACGGCGAC GTTGGGAAGGATGTGAATATAGAATGGGAAGTAGTGGAAATGTCTCACAGCGAACGCTTAGTCGAATCCAAATTCGGCTTGAACTTTACCAGCAAATTGTTGTCCCATTATTTTCTTCTGAAAAGACGCCCCGGCATGTACAGTATATCGTGCGTGACCATAGCGATAG TGTTAATAACAATGACACTGCTCGTATTATGGCTAGAACCAAAATCCATGGAGCGTATGATACTAGCCAATCTTAACTTCGTTTTGCATCTCATTGCTCTGCAAGACATGCATTGGAAAGTTCCCGACAACGATGTTCGTCCCCCGAAATTAC TTTTGTTGTATGAGAACTCTCTTGTGCTAGCCACGTTCTCGCTTATGCTAACTAGCATATTGCGATACTTGCAAGAGTTAAACAGGGACGCACCCACGTGGATATCCTCGAGCACGGTTCTGATTTTGAAAAGCAGAGTAGGCCAGATATTTCTAGTGAGCATTTTAGATCCGAAAGTGTCGGCCAGAATCGAATTAAATGCGGATGACAACACAAATCTAGTGTCCCTCGATAACGGAGTGTCCACTTGGACGTACGTTTCCATTCTAATCGGATGGCTCGCTTTCTTGATCGTTTTGTTCGTGTATATTATAATGTTGATCGTTTATCTACCAACAAGTAGATCCGAAAGTTACCTTACAGTAAAACCTTAA